From the genome of Synergistaceae bacterium:
CTTATTAGCAGTCCTTTGTCGATCCTGTCTCCCATTGCCCAGCATAGAACAGGCGACCGATATGAGAACGATCATACATCCGGCCAGCTCATATGCAGTCGGTACCTGATGGAG
Proteins encoded in this window:
- a CDS encoding DMT family transporter — encoded protein: IGFGLLFTSLKYISASSVSLICTLEIVFALLLTPFLLHQVPTAYELAGCMIVLISVACSMLGNGRQDRQRTANKGA